The Xiphophorus hellerii strain 12219 chromosome 6, Xiphophorus_hellerii-4.1, whole genome shotgun sequence genomic interval GGTCAACAAATTCTGCTTCTGCCCAGAAGAAGCGCCTCAGCTGACTCTTCAATGCAAAGCAGACTCATCGTTCACCAACTCCTACTCTTCAGGAAGAGCCTGAACCTAAAGGAAGCAATCCAACTTCATCCACTGAGAACCATGACCTCTGACTATACCTTGTTTACTCAACAATTTCTGGTGAAACCTGAAGCGTTTTTGTTGCGTTTGTACTGTAAATTTCTACGAAAATAGCAAATATTTCCTCTGACAACGGCACAATTTGAGAATAGTTCTAAAACGTACCGGTGTCTGTTGTCTTATAAACAGAATATAACTTTCATCCTTGCATTGAATTGCTCCGGTGTATCTTTTcatcatctgtgaaaagattcCCACACCAGACATGGTGTCTCTGCTGAGACATCACCTTGAGATCAATTTAGGGTATCATTTTTAATGTGCacaaaacaaagatgattttagcaagaaaaacacaaaaaaaacctattgCCCTTTTTCTAACAAATCTAGATGGATCAGATTTGGCTCAAAACGTTGTTAGGTTTAAGGCCATTTTTGTAGCTGATTACCAATTATGTTCATGACAAAAACAGAGGAATTTGCagggtttttttaaactggaaatGAGTGTAAGATACCAAGCACaacataattaaaacaatgtttacaTGGATATGAATATGGACTAAGttaacaatgaaaacaaatggatAATAATTACCGGTagcttttaatgtaattttgtgCTGATAAAATTTGATCCAATAACATTAAAGATGGGAGAGGTTTTCCAACCCATTAGAAGGGTTTATATTGGAGTGTGGTCTTATCTTATGATCACTGTAAATTCTTTAAGCAAGCCAGCAAAGCAAACGTTAAACCACCCATGATCGCTATCTCTGCATGTGGTGTCCAGCAAAGCGCCTCACCCTCTCTGTCGTCCCTCATGCTGTCAGCGCCTGCGCTGAGCCGCAGCAGGCTGCTAACGTCCAGAACAGACTGGAACTCTGGATCCTCCAGGTCTATTTGATGCTGCTCCaacactgctgctgctgactcGCTGTGACACTCTGCAGAAATACAATAGCAAGCAGGAATGCTGTTAGAAAATTCACTTCCGAATGTGCTTAAAACCTTTTCCAACTCTCATATCCATcctaaaactaatttaaaaccaGCAGGTAAAGTACTTAAGTTGGTATATACAGCAAGATGGTAATAAAGCAATTTTAACAGACTAGGACCTCAAGACCTTTCACCGTAATCTATAGTTAGTCACAGTTTCCAGCACCTTGTTGTGTaacagcaagaaaacaaaactaaaaatcttctgtttttgccaTTTCCTCATTTATTCCGGTAATAAAGTTCTGCATCGGTTTCGCTTTGACAATGGCATCAGCTGAACTTGCATAATTACAGAAACACAGGCAATCAAACTGTTAATGGAGAAATCCCTTTCACAATGGAAAATAATGGTTTCTCATGACTTGTGGGAAAAATCTGGCAGCTGCAGAACAGTAAACACAGCAATtattaaatatgttaataaattTATGCAACTTTCTctccaaacaaataaaaatggcaaaaacaatAGTGCTCCAAACGAGAGCATTAACAactaaaagttaatttaaaaagatggTAGCTGTAATTAGGCAAACATTTATAATAGAAATCCCCATTGTAAGGTCTGACCCCTGGGGTTCAGTTCACATAGATGATCAAGCTACACATCATGACTCTCAGAGTACTTTCATTTTAGTTGCAAGACATTGTCACATCTCACTTTCCTGTCCTGgcatgttaaaaacaaagctgtgaCATCTGATATTCCTGGGATGAGTTTTGTGACTTGTACCATAGGAGTCAGTCCAGTCAGGTAACAAGGCCGTGTGTGCTTTCAGTATAcactacaaacacaaaaatcaattcacgttttttctattttatggtttaataaaaaaaataattaaaaaaataattcagaagtGTGTGCAACACTTCCGTAGATTGTTACACTTCCGTAACAATCTACGGAAGTGTAGATTGTTACTTCTGAAGGACTCTAATGTGGCAACTCAAACATGAATATGCTTGGACACCAACCGGCTCTTGTGTTGTAGCTGTGGAGCTCTCTGCCAGTATTTCCCTACAGCTTCCTCTAATGATCTTCCATCAACTTGTAACAACTCGGCTAAAGAAACATACATCTCCTCAGTATGATGCTGACATCACCATATTTCACCATAGGGGTAGTATGGTCAGTGTGTTGTAAGATTTGACTTTTTGCGGCTTTTTCTGCCcagttatgatttttttcttttagactCTTTTCCGAGAAGTGACCAACAGATCCGCTATCAGCAGATTGTCTCACCTCAGCtatgaatctctgcagctcctcaacAGTCACAATGGGGTTCTGATTTATTAGCCTCCTTTCCCAGCCTGTTAGTTTAGGTGTCTGGTCAGGTTATGGTAGGTTTGGACTTGTGCCATAAGATCTCCAaatcttgcatatttttaaaccaaCTTATCAGCAGCTTTATCTCCGACCCGTCCGCTGTGTTTTTTGGGTCTACATGATGCAGTctgttgttaaatgttttctaactAATATCTCAATTCTTTACAGAACAGCCAGATTTATACTGagtttaaattacacacaggtgggctacattttttaataaggtGATTTTAAGTCAGTTTGCTATATTCGATTTTATCTAGGCATATAAGAGTAAAGGCAGCAGATTACTTTTCCGTCTGCTTGATATTTATGCACTTCTTTATGTTAGTTACATTTGAGGTTGTGCACCGCACACTAGCTTAGCCTATAAATGTCATAGTGTTCAGTAATTGTTTATACTTAACAATTGTCCCCATGCAAGCaaacaataaagaaagaaagttctAGTCGCTGTGGTGGATCACACGTTGAATCCACTTCAAGCACTCAgtcctttttaaataatttccaaagCTTACAGGAAACACGTAGAGcattaaaatttgaaatgaatATTTAGTCACTCACCCATTTGCACGTCACCAGGGGTGGAAGATGGAGTCAGCTCTTCATCAAGGTCTGGCAGCACCATCTGCTGGTCTGAGGAGACGGAGTCCTGGCTGCAGGAGAAGGTGGGGTTGGGTGTAGTGGCAGCACAGTTTAGGAGGGGGAACTTCTGCAGGCTGGCGGGCGTGCTGGGCGGGGTTGGCATCAGACAAATGTCGTCGGTGGGTGGTACAGGAAAGACCACAGGGACCCTGGAGCCGGACTCTCTGTTGATGAGCATCACTTGGATGGGAGCAGAGTGGCTCCGCAGGTTCACTTGGTATTTCTTCTGACCACTTTTACTCTGTAAAAATGATCATGAGCTTACTGTATCAAAGAAACTTCATCaacagttttatatatatttagtttccaGGAAACACCAAACAGCCTGCGATGAAAGGTCTGctttaacacaacaaaaagcTGGAAAGAaccttttaaatgttaaactttcTAGTCAATGTTGTCATAAGggaagaaaatgttaatttctatTCAAGCTGGTAAATCACTCTACCCTTTCAGGACGTGGCACCTCCAGCTGGGTTCCAGAGGGAGCCACAACAGCCAGAAGAGTGTCTCCACTGAAAGAATTGCAGATGTCCTCGTGTGTCACAAATTTATAGGTGGAGAGATGTTAAAGAAACAGGATTAACTTCAAGAGAAAAAAGGAGAcaataaaagggaaaaacaaaggCTTTAGGCATTGTGAGAGTCAGGGTTAGCCTGGCTGCTTTTTCACCGAATGTCATTagtgattatatttttaatcctCCTTTTATAGCCTCTTTCTGTTCAACAGGAAAACAATGCTGACAGAATCCGACAGGGGTTTCTTTCATGTGAGACGAATTAAATGAGCCTTGGAACAATTCAGAGTTAAAACGTCAAAACTACGTCAACTTTTCTTGGAAAGAAATAAGATTTAAAAGTCTCTGTGACAAATGTAAACACttgaggtgaaaaaaaaaatctgaaatttcttTTAGCAGTGTTAGAAAACAGGAATGAAATGTTGGAATgttaacaggaaaaaataaggattaacaattaaacaaaaaaacataaaaaaaaaaagaaacaaagagccGAAGGATATGCGCAGATGTCTGGATCATGGTTGAGGTGTTTGATGTTCTCTTCCACCCAGGCCTTCTGGTCATCCAGCTCCTTCTCTTGAACCTCGAGCTCAGAGATGTGGGCTTTTAAAACTCTGATCTGCTCCAACATCTCCTGACTTTGGCTCCCGTTGTTCTGCCCCCTGATcaggggggggggaagaaaggTTTTAGAGAAGGTAGAACCACTGATTGTCaattctaatttaaatattcaaagatCAAAGATTCACCAGCCTGCAGTTGCCCTTTCGGGTttgctcatttaaaaataaaaagcaaatatttgcaAACCTCCACTGGattatgttcttgtttttcttctcgaTTAGCCCCACACCTTCCAGGACGTTCGTGATGTCATAAATCCTCCTCTTCTGCTTCACTGCCAAACTGTCTGCAGCCTGTTGATTCAGGCAGACAGAGACATAAGTCGCCCGCAAATAAAAGGCGTTATCTAAAAGCAACACACGCACAACACTGAAATATTGCCCAAATCctcccaagaaaaaaaagaacagcttatgcttaaaaaaaaaaaaacactgacctTTTCTTAAATAAAGTAACAAAGGAGAAGGGAGTGGAGAGAGTCTAAGAAACATCCACTGTAACCATTAACCAGGTTTGGCGCGCaagaaaagagggaaaaatagATTCATGGATAGAATTGGAAGATAAAAGTTTAATGGATGATTTGCAAAGCTTGTGCTAATACATGTTAACATTTTAAGCAGGATTCCTGAACTGAAGATGCAAATGCAAAAAACCTAAAGTTATTTGTGGGGctttctcattaaaaacattttcataccaGCTTCACTACAAAATTGTTGCCTTGTGCTACTGAAAGCAGAACAGTAAAGTAAAGCATATTATATTGCAGAATTCACCTGTCAATAAGACATAGTTTGACCCTAATGGTGTCTTaataaattttcttaaaaatgtgtaaGCCTATATTTACCAATAAGGCACCTCAGATTAAAGGTTTTTTGATGTGCAGAACAGTAGGAtttcaaaatgtattcttttGGCAAAGTGTATTTTGCCAAATGTTCTctatattattttactttatcatTCCAAGTACAAGAACTTAAacacaactttatattttgttgtgtataaagacaacattttcacaaattacAGCAGCTAGTCAGGATTCACAACTCAAGTCCCCAAATACTTCGGTAATTTTTTGGAATTCACTTTACCTctgtaaaaatatatgaaagaaGGGCTACTTTTACATGAGTACAAATTTTGACTCCAATAATCAGTCTATACGTTTCGTTAAAGTGAATTCCAGGAGGAGGGGAAATAATTTCAGCTTACTATTTAAATTTACCTGTAGAAAAACGTCAATCACTTTTGCCCTTTTCTATTACAGAAATAGATAAACAACGAAGATCTGTGGTACGGATTTTGCATTTGGCGATTTCTGGAACAACAAACTGACTTTTTGAAAGTTTCAGATTCTCTCAAATACAGCATGCACAGGAATTCACATTCCAGTGCTAAAGATACTCAACCTGTAAACAATAAGTTTGATTAACGTTTCATCATACTGCAAATTGTCtttgtctttcatttgtttttgacgGCTTTACAATGGGCTAATCCTAATGGCGGACTCCTAGTGCACCTGTTCCATACATAAATACACCTGACGACTTGTGTCGGACAGCCCTTTGTTAAAACTAGCAGCAGAAAACTGCGGGGCAGCACAGCACCGATCAACCTCCCCCCGCCCCAATATACACTCAAATAATGTGAGTCGTCTCTCGGTGTCACTGACCACTTTTAAATCAAGAACGCCATCCTTAGCTTCTTGCAGTAGACTGACAAACTTCATCGTGAGGAGCCCCAAACTTTTTTCATGGCGACTCGAGGTCGAGCGTTCAGTCACCGTCCTTTCCAACTCCATCTTCTCTCTAGAAAGAGAAGCacccacttttttttgtttgtttgttttagtcagTTACTTGCGTTTAACTACAGATAGCGACCATTATTCTCAACTAACAGATAACACGTCTGTTACCTTAACAGGACCAGCATTTACGCTGCCTCTGTGGTCTTTTTAAATGAACGGACGTTACGTTGAGTTacggttgccatggcaaccctTGTCCACCTCGTGCCCTCCTCCCCTTAGACTCCGCCCCCAAACAATACGGAGCGACATTGCcaacaaatcaaataatttgACCCAGTTTAAGGCAAGTATTGCAGAAAATACATTATATACTCCATAAAGGTTGACATACTAAAAGTGTTACTATAAATATAACATGACAGAAACACTCATGTTcataaatgtatgtaaaatgtacatttttaactaGTCACAACATAGCTTTGCTAAGCAATTATATATCCTAAGTTTCGacattaaacaaatatatactGTTTTAAAGTTAGCCTTTGCAAtactttaaattataaattagtaaaacaaacatttgctaTTTATTGTTTGGTAGGAAAGACGTTTCAATATCCCTTTATGATTTATTTGTAAACTGGCAGGCTTTTAACACTTTTGAACTTAAATCCCTGCTGCattcttatttaaattataCTAGAATGCATGAATTGGGACCTGTATCTGACTATATAATAAAACTATACAAGAATTAACTGGGTTAATGTAAAGGGTACTTAACTGATTTCgttttggactttgactaggacacgGTAAGCCATTTAGGGTCACCATCCTGAGGTAAAGTGAACGTCCGTCCAAGTTTGGTTGTCCCTGCAGAAGGAACGCTTACCTatagcatgatactgccactgCCGTGTTTCATAGTGGGGACAGTGTGTTCAGGGTTTTAAATTCTCTGTACATTTTGACCAAGGCACATTTTTCACAGGTGTATATTAATAGCTAACTTTGTTGGACCACATTACTACTTTGTATTGGACTAAAATTAATTGAGTTGGACAAAATCACATTCTTTACATTTCACCTTATAAAACttaatttgttgtaaaataGTGCAATATTAATCAAATGAACtgtgagaataaataattatattttcaatataATGTGTCCCTTATATTAATCTTCATAAATGTatctctttaaaataaaatttatttgataagacatagaaaaaacaattttaaaaatatatggatatttacaattttaaaaaaaatacagttgcatctgtaaaaataaattcagcataAAAACTGTCCGGTGGTCATGTTGTTGacattttatgtgttaaaaGTCTTTTAGCACATTTGTAAGGCGcttcattttttcctccatgaCTTTCTTGCTGGCCTCCGTCTCCTCCAGGAGTTGACGCATTTCTTCCTCTACTTCATATacctaaatggaaaaaaaaaatcacagatagacaattacaaaataaaactatattaCAGTTCTTTGTACTATAGCTTCCctgatttactttttattttcagcatgGCTGAAGACAATAAGATGATGGAATGACAATCTGTGTTACAGCATCTGATGAAACttaacagcaaaacaaatgctGACATGTGCATAAAATTATTGTACCTACAGCATCCTAATAAATTATTATCACCTTTGAAAAATTTTAAGTATGtgtagttttaatattttactttcacagcataatcagaaacatttagaattTGAGTGTTttatacagaagaaaaaaatcttaaatgttaaaaaaagatcaactgcTGACAAACATAACatatcttttaaaatatatcattGGTTTTTTAGAATATAAATATGACACTGATATGATCCAGAgaaattgttacatttaaagAATTGTATCAGCTTGTGTGTCTgtctttcacacacaaaaatagCATGCTGTAGCTCTTGTTCTTTCCACCTTGAAGACAAACAatttatgaagaaataaaatccatatt includes:
- the e2f5 gene encoding transcription factor E2F5, translating into MELERTVTERSTSSRHEKSLGLLTMKFVSLLQEAKDGVLDLKVAADSLAVKQKRRIYDITNVLEGVGLIEKKNKNIIQWRGQNNGSQSQEMLEQIRVLKAHISELEVQEKELDDQKAWVEENIKHLNHDPDICAYKFVTHEDICNSFSGDTLLAVVAPSGTQLEVPRPERSKSGQKKYQVNLRSHSAPIQVMLINRESGSRVPVVFPVPPTDDICLMPTPPSTPASLQKFPLLNCAATTPNPTFSCSQDSVSSDQQMVLPDLDEELTPSSTPGDVQMECHSESAAAVLEQHQIDLEDPEFQSVLDVSSLLRLSAGADSMRDDREGAVDLIDELMSSNGIDYSFNLDDGAGVCDLFDVQILNY